The Bremerella cremea sequence TTCCAGTGGCCGAGGCATGCACAAGATCACCGCGTCAGCGACCGAGTTGATCGCCCTTTCGCTGGGGCGCGACTTGCTGTTGCCTCTTTCTGGCACGCCGTTTTGGGTGGGTATTGAATCGTTTTGGACCAAGATTCAGGAACAGCTTCCTGAAACAACCTGGGACCACTATCGTAAATATCGCCAAGTGCTTTATGTCACCGGCTTGGCCGCGAAGAATTACTCGTCGCAGGAAGGTACCCTCAAAAACTTAAACCGAGCGATCCACCAGCATCGGGTTGTGGAAGTCGCCTACCAAAAACCTGGGCAACCTTCTCCCAATCAGCGCAGATTAGAGCCTTACGGAATCGTCTTCCACCAAGGGAGCATCTATATCGTGGCCGCTGCGAATGAACTTCCTCCAGACGATCCCAACCGAATCCGTCATTGGAAGCTCGATCGTTTCAAGAAGGCAGAAGTCACGGACGACTATTTCAAGCTTCCCAAAGACTTCGACCTCGAAAAACACCTGGGAGGTTCGATCGGGATTTTTGCGGCCCACAAGCCGATGGACTTTAAAATCAAGATCTCGGCGATCGCCGCCAACTGGGTTATTGAAGACCCTTGGCACCCAGAACAATTGGTTGAACCTCAGGATGATGGTTCCATTGTTCTGACCGTAAAGGCTGCGCATGAGCTCGAAATTATCCCTCGCGTGTTAGCCTTAGGCCCGGAAGCGGAAGTCCTGGCCCCCAAATCGACGCGAGAAGCGATCAAGGCCCGCGTGCTGAAAATGGCCGAAGTCTACGAGAAACGCTGATTTGGCCCGCGCCACGTTACGAAGCCTTGGGCATCGGCAGGGACCAACGCGTGGCTAGGCAATATTGGTTGATTGTAAACGTAAACCATCGCAGAAATCGGCTGTCCGTCTAACGTTTCACACTCGATCACCTCGCGCGAATAAAGCGACGGGTAGCCTTCCACCTCGTCCAATACTTCCAATATTCTCGCTTCTTGACTGGCCGGGAACAACCAAATTTCCCCCAGCACCCGCGTTTCCCCTTCCAGCTTCAAACCAGGGTAGTCGGCCACTTCCCAGAGAGAGCCAGGGATCGATCCTCGCAGGACCGCAAGTGGTCGGGCAGGCCAATGCTTCTCGCGGACTTCCCCACGTTTTAGCGTTCCATAGGCAAAAAAAGCGACGACTTCGTCAGGCATTTTCAAACAAGCTCGGCGTTGAGGATTTCGGGGAAGACTTCTTACGCGATGGCTTTGCTTTGGGCGGCTCCGCTATTGCCGCTTCACCATCGAGGAAGTGAATTTGGTTTTCACCTTTCAGGGATTGTACCTTGGCCACAAGTGGTTGATGACAGGTCAGCAGAATGATTTGAATCTCCGGATCAAAATCGGCCAGCACCTTAAGCGTCGCCACCTGACGTTCGTCGTCGAAATTAACCAGAATGTCATCCATCAATACCGGCAACGGCTCTGCCCCTTGGCAGTAGTGACGGATATAGGCCAAACGGATTGCCAAGTAAAGCTGCTCACGCGTGCCGGTGCTTAGTTGGGAAGGTTTCTTGCGAATCTCGCCCGGCCCCAACAGCAGCAAGCCACCTTCCTGCTCTAGATCGTGTTCCACTTTCACATAGCGTCCTTCGGTCATTTGCTGTAGCAGATCGCTAATCGACGCTAACAGCTGCCCCGAGTTTTCCTCGCGAAACGCCTTCATCGCCCGCCCAAGCATCTCTTTGGCGATTAAAAGAGGGCCTAGTCGATCAAGGCAGTCGGAAAGATCGGCCTGCAGCGATTCGATCTTCCCCTGAGCGATCACCGCTCGGCTCGAAAGATCGACTTCTCGTAAACGCGAATTAAGCTCGCCCAGTTGTTGGTTTGCTTCGGCCAGGTTGTCTTGAATGCTGGCGAATTGCTGCGTGATTTCTGTTAAGTCCAGTTCTAATTGATCGCGATCAAGCTGCGATAAAGCTTCCAAGAAAGGCACCGACTCTTCCGATTGACGTACCAACGCCAGTTCGTTTTCTTTCGTCGCGATTTCGCTTTCGATCTTCTGACGAGCACGCACCAACTGCGAGACGTTTTCCAGCTCGTCGTCGCTGTCGACGGCAACTTGTTTGCGCCACTTCGCCAGCCGGGCTTCTAGTTCAGCATGCTCAGCCTGACGGCTATCGCGGGTTTGAGAAGTGACCTGGCGCTCGAACTCCAGTTCCTTCCGTCGTGCGTGTCGCGTTTCTGCTTCGGTCAATAATGCTCCCAGTCGTTCGGCCGCATGTTCTGGTGGCATATCCTCGAGTGCTTCGCCCGTGGCCGTCAGAACCGTTTGAACTTGTTGCTGGAACTCGTCTAGTCCCTGCTGCTTGTCGTGGATCCGCTGCTCCAGTTTCGCCGCACTGACCAAACGCCCTTGAACCTCGTCGATGGCCTGAATTAAGTCGCTGGCCATTTCCACATTGACCTCGCCTAACGTTTGAAAGACGACCAGAATTTCTCGTGCGCGGGTTTCAATTTCAGCCAATTGCTGCTTCCGCTTCTCTTGAGATTGGTGGGACGAACGCTGCTGCTCTTCCAGCGATTGGATACGAATCTTGAACTCGGTCTGTTTCTCTCGCTGGCTTTCCGCTTCTCGCAAAAAAGAATCGATCCAACTTAACATTTCGGTGGTGGAAATGTGCTCTGAGAGCTCATCCGTTTCCCTTAGCAGCGTAGTAGTCGCTTCGATCCGTTGATCGAGTGGACTCAGATCGATTCGCTTTCGCTTGATTTCGGCATTGATTTGTACCAGTTCTAAATAGGCCAATCGCCAAGCGTGCATCTCACGCGGAGATTTTGGTCGGATGCCGCATGGTTTCCACTCGCTCTCCCATGCTTCTAATAATGTTTGTCGCTTCTCATCCAGTTCTTTGGCGTAACATTGCCGGGCTGTGAAACGCTCTTCCAGCATAGCTATCTGGCCCACAATCGCTTGATGCTCGGCCAACAATTGTGCGTTGCGGTAGCGTTGATCGGCCATGTCATCCGATAGGTGCACTTGTCCTGCGAATGAATCGGCTTGCGGCTGCAACTCCTCAGGTGAAGGCTTCTCGCTTTCTTCCAGCAAAATTCGTCGCAACGATTCCCACGAAGCATCGCGTTCGCTCCGACTTTTTTCTAGTGCCTCCAGGGTAACCAGGTCGGCACCTTGTTCTAATCGCCGCAATTCATCTCGTTTGGCGACAAGCTCCTCGTTGGCTTCGCGCACCGTTCGTGCGGCACTGCGCACCTCTTCCGCCAACGCTTGCAACTCTTGATCATATTTTGTGATCGTCGGTTCTAAGGGAATCGGCAGCGTGGTTTCCGTATCCAGTTTCCCCTCTAACAGCACTTCGACACTGGCAGAGCGTTGCGACAACTTTAGTTTCAAGTCAGAAATCGCCGCATCAAGTTCCGCCTTTCGTTTAATCGCATCGGCGAGCGACTGGCGGCTTGAGCGGAGCCGTTCAACCAACTCCAGCGACTTCACTGGAACCTCGGTCAACGCCGCTTTCATTTCGCGAACTTCACGCTCCACACGTTCCAATTCCGGAGTTTGAGACTCAAGTTCGGTTTGCACTTTCTGCCTTTTACGAGCCAACTGCTGAATGCTATTTCGATCGGCAAATGTGAGCTCGAACTGATCGATCTGGTCAAGCTGCAGCTTCGGATCAATCCTCCGCAAAATACGCGTTGCTTCGTTCAGGTCTTGTTCGCGTTCCTGCTGACGAATCGGAATATCACGACGATATCCGCGAATCTCTTTGATCCCGTAGACGAGCGAGCGTATTGCCTCGCTCGATTCGATCAACGCTTGGTTGAATTGAATCTCGCCAACCTCTTTTTCCATCCGAGCCAGATCGCGCGATAGGTCGTCGATCTCGGATGTTAGCTTTTTGGCTTGGCTGCGTGTTTGTGT is a genomic window containing:
- a CDS encoding gamma-glutamylcyclotransferase family protein, yielding MPDEVVAFFAYGTLKRGEVREKHWPARPLAVLRGSIPGSLWEVADYPGLKLEGETRVLGEIWLFPASQEARILEVLDEVEGYPSLYSREVIECETLDGQPISAMVYVYNQPILPSHALVPADAQGFVTWRGPNQRFS
- a CDS encoding helix-turn-helix transcriptional regulator, translated to MARNEQLIRQHKILQILERYRYGCLLEEIRDSLVDELGLSSLHTRTVRRDIESLQSAGLDIDVHDSGRGRVWKLGSSGRGMHKITASATELIALSLGRDLLLPLSGTPFWVGIESFWTKIQEQLPETTWDHYRKYRQVLYVTGLAAKNYSSQEGTLKNLNRAIHQHRVVEVAYQKPGQPSPNQRRLEPYGIVFHQGSIYIVAAANELPPDDPNRIRHWKLDRFKKAEVTDDYFKLPKDFDLEKHLGGSIGIFAAHKPMDFKIKISAIAANWVIEDPWHPEQLVEPQDDGSIVLTVKAAHELEIIPRVLALGPEAEVLAPKSTREAIKARVLKMAEVYEKR
- a CDS encoding AAA family ATPase encodes the protein MKLRRLDLNNFGIHADQSFPFAEKGLQLVYGRNEAGKSTLLQAVRELLFGFTHAGSNPFAPEAKSKKMLATALLGLKDGTELEIVRRQGNKNTLSGRFPASDETIDEGRWWELLSGADQQMYQHVFGFSLQELATGEDSLKEANLDEALFGGGLGRLHDYKQLIKNIDEEAENLFKSRGQKQQINSILTEIKGLKQELKDSSLRPAEYEEWLTQAERCEDELTRLQTMRDEAFRRQQHLDRLKRAYPLWIELQTKQQQLEKLDAPSSFPADALQELTQTRSQAKKLTSEIDDLSRDLARMEKEVGEIQFNQALIESSEAIRSLVYGIKEIRGYRRDIPIRQQEREQDLNEATRILRRIDPKLQLDQIDQFELTFADRNSIQQLARKRQKVQTELESQTPELERVEREVREMKAALTEVPVKSLELVERLRSSRQSLADAIKRKAELDAAISDLKLKLSQRSASVEVLLEGKLDTETTLPIPLEPTITKYDQELQALAEEVRSAARTVREANEELVAKRDELRRLEQGADLVTLEALEKSRSERDASWESLRRILLEESEKPSPEELQPQADSFAGQVHLSDDMADQRYRNAQLLAEHQAIVGQIAMLEERFTARQCYAKELDEKRQTLLEAWESEWKPCGIRPKSPREMHAWRLAYLELVQINAEIKRKRIDLSPLDQRIEATTTLLRETDELSEHISTTEMLSWIDSFLREAESQREKQTEFKIRIQSLEEQQRSSHQSQEKRKQQLAEIETRAREILVVFQTLGEVNVEMASDLIQAIDEVQGRLVSAAKLEQRIHDKQQGLDEFQQQVQTVLTATGEALEDMPPEHAAERLGALLTEAETRHARRKELEFERQVTSQTRDSRQAEHAELEARLAKWRKQVAVDSDDELENVSQLVRARQKIESEIATKENELALVRQSEESVPFLEALSQLDRDQLELDLTEITQQFASIQDNLAEANQQLGELNSRLREVDLSSRAVIAQGKIESLQADLSDCLDRLGPLLIAKEMLGRAMKAFREENSGQLLASISDLLQQMTEGRYVKVEHDLEQEGGLLLLGPGEIRKKPSQLSTGTREQLYLAIRLAYIRHYCQGAEPLPVLMDDILVNFDDERQVATLKVLADFDPEIQIILLTCHQPLVAKVQSLKGENQIHFLDGEAAIAEPPKAKPSRKKSSPKSSTPSLFENA